The Eriocheir sinensis breed Jianghai 21 chromosome 29, ASM2467909v1, whole genome shotgun sequence genomic interval TCTTCttatgcctctgtgtgtgtgtgtgtgtgtgtgtgttggggagggatGCTGGACGGTGAGATGAagatgctgctgctggtgataaAGGCGGtgaaaacgaagatgaaggaggaggaggaggaggaggcagcggataGCAATACaaagtgaagaaaaggtgaaacGAGGAACgagtaagatgaagaaaaagttaaaagaaaatgatcatgagaggaggaggaggaggaggaggaagaggaagaggaggaggaggataacaatagaaagtgaaggaaaaaccaaacaaaacaagtaagaaaaattaaggaagacgagaaaggaaaaaaagatgaaaaatgaaaagaagaaaatgaagatgagacgaggagaaggaatttaaggaaggaaggaattaaggaagaaaataaataagaaaaatagaaaagtatatgaagaataagaaagagaagatgaagaacacgACGAAATatgaaaaaacgaagagaaggaggagaaggattgtgtgagtgtgtgtgtgtgtgtgtgtgtgtgcgctcataATACGGAGAAAACTATTATGAATACTTAAGTTCTCCTTAGTATGGCCATTTTCTATCTCGCTCAGACACCTTACCCTCGTTTTCTATTGAGGGACAAACTATCATATTAGTCATTACCCTGCCAACAACTTAATTTACGAAGGACAATACAAACATCACTTCATTGCATTGCACGTTTATATAAATAAGATTACAAAACAGACAGTATTTAAACGGTAAAAATAACAATGGTAGTAGTATATCATGAACACATAATATACCCGTATGTGTTTCTGTATAGGAAGCAACTCATGGGACAAACAGAAGCGAATGGACGGGgtagacggaggaagaaagggtagatATGGAAATAGCTATTGTCGAATGAGTAAAGACgaagggaatagaggaatgaataagggacacacacacacacacacacacacacacacacacacacacacacacacacacacacacacacaccttccactcatctcccctccctttttttctatccaCCTTCTCAAAACcgaaagggagaggtgagggggtcatcacaaacacacacacgcacacacacttcatcCTTTTCACcttcgtctctttctcctcctcgctaGGGTCCATATTCTTATACAtatcaggctcccattacgacacAGGGAAGATCAACCAggttttcttgggtgattttccagtccagggtgcagaggtcgtgtaaaactatcaccaggatcacaaaacagtccatgaaaaggccagtcaacttccacgagaggcttttcaagtaGGCGAACTGAGGGTCGGAGACGTTCAAGAAGTCCAAgagtgcagaggtcgtgtaataCTATTCcctgcatcacaaaacagtccatgaaaagcctgggaacttccacgagaggcttttcaagtaGGCGAACTGAGGGGCTTAGATCCTACCACCAGAAGATCCTGCCAAGGAGCATGTACAGCGCGTAAACCGCACCCACACAGATCGCTATGGCCAAGAGGAACACCACCAATCTCACTCCGGTGCTGCTGCCAATCGGCCTGCCGGGGGCGGCGACGACaggctggaagggaggaagggttgttagtggtggtggtggtgctggtggtggtggggggtgggtggtagagcgtgatagtggtggtggtggtggtaacagtggtgatggtgggagcaGCAGTGGTAATGTTGGCGTTGGTATTCGAATTGGTAACAACGAGAAATGGAGAACTTTGAACATGAcccagaaagaagaaaacaggacaaACAAAAGATCAAACCATCGGACACATTAAAACAACTACATCTTCTTATCTGCTGAGGTGAAAACAGTGACGGTGGTGTTACTGATAATATAGTCAATAGTATTAATGGTAGAactaataaagatgatgatgatgatgatgatgatagtgaaggtcctctcactcacctctctATCAGTCGGTTCAGCCCCTCCAGTCTCCAACGAGTCTTGATGGATGGGTCCCACGTTTAGGCCATAGTTCGGGTGCTTGGTGGACTGGCCGTGTGGGGTGCTGAAGAAGGGAGTGGGGTGCAAAGGGGGGCTAGTTGGGTCAGGATAGGGGGCAGTGCTTGTGGATGGGTAAGGGGTGGCACTGGTTGTAGGGTAGGGGTAGGGACCAATGTGGGTGGGTGCCGTAGGGGGATAGGGGGCGGTGGGGGCGGTAGAGGGGGGCATGAAGTAgggggaggtgggtggggggCGTGCGTTAATGGTTGCCTCGTTGTAGGAGGGTGGGGGGGCGGTTGCTGGTTCCCTCCCTGTCGCCCCCACCCCCCATGTGTTCCGCGCCCCCCGCTGATTCAAGTCCTTCGGGTGGTGTGGCTTTGACATGTCCGCCCCTCCTGAAGATCCTAGATGtcctgca includes:
- the LOC127004923 gene encoding uncharacterized protein LOC127004923: MSKPHHPKDLNQRGARNTWGVGATGREPATAPPPSYNEATINARPPPTSPYFMPPSTAPTAPYPPTAPTHIGPYPYPTTSATPYPSTSTAPYPDPTSPPLHPTPFFSTPHGQSTKHPNYGLNVGPIHQDSLETGGAEPTDREPVVAAPGRPIGSSTGVRLVVFLLAIAICVGAVYALYMLLGRIFWW